The proteins below are encoded in one region of Phenylobacterium zucineum HLK1:
- a CDS encoding efflux RND transporter permease subunit, with product MIAAIIRASVRARFFVLLAAAALLAAGLWAVRSTPVDALPDLSDVQVVIRTSYPGQAPQIVENQVTYPLTTTMLSVPGAKTVRGYSFLGDSFVYVLFEDGTDLYWARSRVLEYLNQVQSRLPEQARSSLGPDATGVGWVFEYALVDRSGRHDLAQLRGLQDWFLRYELKTLPGVAEVASIGGMVKQYQVVLDPVKLAAYGVTHQQVTEALRRANQEAGGSVLELGEAEYMVRASGYLKTLEDFEAVPLRTAAGGVPVRLGDVAFVQLGPEMRRGVAELNGEGEVAGGVVILRSGKNARETIQAVRGKLEELKRSLPPGVEVVTTYDRSQLIDRAIANLSQKLLEEFVVVAIVCGLFLWHARSALVAILTLPLGVLFALIVMRMQGVNANIMSLGGIAIAVGAMVDAAIVMIENAHKRLEGWSHAHPEETLTSAQRWRLITEAAAEVGPALFLSLVIITLSFVPVFALQAQEGRLFAPLAFTKSYAMAGAAILSVTLVPVLMGYLIRGRIPPEEKNPVNRWLTRAYQPAIDWVLRRPRTVLLIALAVFATTAWPVSRLGGEFIPPMDEGDLLYMPSALPGLSAAKASELLQQTDRLIKTVPEVKTVFGKAGRAETATDPAPLEMFETTIQFKPRGEWRPGMTPEKLVEELDRAVQVPGLANVWVPPIRNRIDMLATGIKSPIGVKVSGPDLAQLDRVAAQVEAVARRTPGVSSALAERLTGGRYVDVSIDRSAAARFGLNIADVQEIVSGAVGGETIGETVEGVARYPISVRYPRELRDSLDGLRSLPVLTPAGQQITLGAVADIRVADGPPMLKTENARPSTWIYVDVRGRDLNSVVKDLQQAVAKEVKAPPGVSIAYSGQFEYLERAAERLKLVVPVTLAIIFVLLYVTFGRFDEAALIMLTLPFALTGGVWTLYLLGYEQSVATGVGFIALAGVAAEFGVVMLIYLKHALAERGPRPDAADVEAAIREGALLRVRPKAMTVAVILAGLFPILIGHGAGSEVMSRIAAPMIGGMLTAPLLSMFVVPAGYLLLRRRRPSRTSILKGDPQ from the coding sequence ATGATCGCCGCCATCATTCGCGCATCCGTGCGCGCCCGCTTCTTTGTCCTGCTGGCGGCGGCGGCCCTGCTCGCCGCCGGCCTGTGGGCGGTGCGGTCCACGCCGGTGGACGCCCTTCCCGACCTGTCCGATGTGCAGGTGGTGATCCGGACGTCCTATCCGGGCCAGGCCCCGCAGATCGTCGAGAACCAGGTCACCTACCCGCTCACCACCACCATGCTCTCGGTGCCGGGGGCCAAGACGGTGCGCGGCTACTCCTTCTTGGGCGACAGCTTCGTCTATGTCCTCTTCGAGGACGGGACGGACCTCTACTGGGCCCGCTCGCGGGTGCTGGAGTACCTCAACCAGGTCCAGTCGCGCCTGCCTGAACAGGCGAGGTCCTCTCTCGGCCCGGACGCCACGGGCGTGGGTTGGGTGTTCGAGTACGCCCTCGTCGACCGCAGCGGCCGCCACGACCTCGCCCAGCTGCGCGGCCTGCAGGACTGGTTCCTGCGTTACGAGCTGAAGACTCTTCCTGGGGTCGCGGAGGTGGCCAGTATCGGCGGCATGGTGAAGCAGTACCAGGTGGTGCTCGACCCGGTGAAGCTCGCCGCCTACGGGGTCACCCATCAGCAGGTCACGGAGGCTCTTCGGCGCGCCAATCAGGAGGCGGGCGGGTCGGTGCTCGAGCTCGGCGAGGCCGAGTACATGGTCCGCGCCAGCGGATATCTGAAGACGCTCGAGGACTTCGAGGCCGTTCCGCTGAGGACCGCCGCCGGCGGCGTGCCGGTCCGGCTGGGCGACGTGGCTTTCGTGCAGCTGGGGCCGGAGATGCGCCGTGGCGTGGCCGAGCTCAACGGTGAGGGCGAGGTGGCCGGCGGCGTGGTGATCCTGCGTTCCGGCAAGAACGCCCGCGAGACCATCCAAGCCGTGCGCGGCAAGCTCGAAGAGCTGAAGCGCAGTTTGCCTCCAGGGGTGGAGGTGGTGACCACCTACGACCGCTCGCAGCTGATCGACCGGGCGATCGCCAATCTTAGCCAGAAGCTGCTCGAGGAGTTCGTCGTGGTCGCCATCGTCTGCGGCCTGTTCCTTTGGCACGCCCGCTCCGCGCTGGTCGCCATCCTCACCCTTCCCCTCGGGGTGCTCTTCGCCCTGATCGTCATGCGGATGCAGGGGGTGAACGCCAACATCATGTCCCTGGGCGGTATCGCCATCGCCGTCGGGGCCATGGTGGACGCCGCCATCGTGATGATCGAGAACGCCCACAAACGGCTGGAAGGCTGGTCCCACGCTCATCCGGAGGAGACGCTCACGTCCGCGCAGCGGTGGCGCTTGATCACCGAGGCCGCGGCGGAAGTGGGGCCCGCGCTGTTCCTGAGCCTGGTGATCATCACCCTGTCGTTCGTGCCGGTGTTCGCCCTGCAGGCGCAGGAAGGGCGACTCTTCGCCCCGCTCGCCTTCACCAAGAGCTATGCCATGGCGGGCGCGGCGATCCTCTCGGTGACCTTGGTCCCCGTGTTGATGGGATACCTGATCCGCGGGCGCATCCCGCCCGAGGAGAAAAATCCCGTGAACCGCTGGCTGACCCGCGCCTATCAGCCCGCCATCGACTGGGTGCTCCGCAGGCCGCGCACGGTGTTGCTGATTGCGCTGGCGGTCTTCGCCACGACTGCGTGGCCGGTGAGCCGCCTCGGCGGCGAGTTCATCCCTCCGATGGACGAGGGCGACCTGCTCTACATGCCCTCCGCCCTGCCCGGCCTCTCCGCGGCCAAGGCCTCGGAGTTGCTGCAGCAGACGGACCGCTTGATCAAGACGGTGCCCGAGGTGAAGACCGTGTTCGGCAAGGCGGGCCGAGCCGAGACCGCCACCGATCCGGCGCCGCTGGAGATGTTCGAGACCACCATCCAATTCAAACCGCGCGGTGAGTGGCGGCCCGGCATGACGCCAGAGAAGCTGGTGGAGGAGCTGGATCGGGCCGTCCAGGTCCCCGGCCTGGCCAACGTTTGGGTCCCGCCGATCCGCAACCGGATCGACATGCTGGCGACTGGCATCAAGAGCCCGATCGGCGTCAAGGTCTCCGGACCCGACCTTGCGCAGCTGGACCGCGTCGCCGCTCAGGTGGAGGCGGTGGCGCGCCGCACGCCGGGGGTCAGCTCGGCCCTGGCCGAGCGGCTCACTGGAGGGCGATATGTGGACGTGTCGATCGACCGTTCAGCGGCGGCTCGCTTCGGCCTTAACATCGCCGACGTCCAAGAGATCGTCTCGGGGGCCGTGGGCGGCGAGACCATCGGCGAGACGGTGGAGGGGGTGGCGCGCTACCCGATCAGCGTGCGCTACCCGCGCGAGCTGCGCGACAGCCTGGACGGCCTGCGGAGCCTGCCTGTCCTGACGCCAGCGGGACAGCAGATCACCCTGGGCGCCGTCGCCGACATCCGCGTCGCCGACGGACCCCCGATGCTGAAGACCGAAAACGCCCGGCCCTCCACCTGGATCTATGTGGACGTGCGAGGCCGTGACCTCAACTCCGTGGTCAAGGACCTGCAGCAGGCGGTCGCCAAGGAGGTCAAGGCGCCGCCTGGCGTCTCGATCGCCTACTCCGGCCAGTTCGAATATCTCGAACGCGCGGCGGAGCGGCTGAAGCTGGTCGTCCCGGTCACTCTGGCGATCATCTTCGTGTTGCTCTACGTGACCTTCGGCCGTTTCGACGAGGCGGCGTTGATCATGCTCACCCTGCCTTTCGCCCTCACCGGCGGCGTCTGGACCCTTTACCTCCTCGGCTACGAACAATCGGTGGCCACCGGCGTCGGCTTCATCGCGCTGGCCGGCGTGGCGGCGGAGTTCGGGGTCGTCATGCTCATCTATCTTAAGCATGCGCTGGCCGAGCGAGGGCCGCGGCCGGACGCCGCCGATGTAGAGGCGGCGATCCGCGAGGGCGCTTTGCTCCGCGTGCGGCCGAAGGCGATGACTGTTGCGGTGATCTTGGCAGGCCTCTTCCCGATTCTCATCGGGCACGGCGCGGGCTCGGAAGTGATGAGCCGCATCGCGGCCCCGATGATCGGCGGCATGCTGACGGCGCCGCTTCTGTCTATGTTCGTCGTACCGGCAGGATACCTCCTGCTTCGGCGTCGACGCCCTTCCAGAACTTCAATCCTCAAAGGAGATCCCCAATGA
- a CDS encoding TonB-dependent receptor has translation MKGRRAHYLAAAAPLVLVLAGTSAGATDTLTSPQVSSLTVVAPQDDAYKVERTGTATRTDTPLANVPQSVTIITDEAIRDQSMRSIADVVRYVPGVTSGQGEGHRDAPTLRGNSTTADFFVDGVRDDVQYFRDLYNVERVEVLKGANAMIFGRGGGGGIINRVMKKANWATERQAAVELGSYSLRRFTADVGQPLAGGFSGRIVGVHENAESYRDFVEVERWGLNPSIGWRDDRLTVVASYEHFEDDRTVDRGIPSQAGRPSAARRSAFFGDPDQSFAATRVDLLNLAVEYQLTPDLVVRNRTLWGDYDKFYQNVYPSGAVGSNGMVNLAAYNSRSDRENLFNQTDLVLKADVAGLNHTLLMGAELGRQVSDNVRLTGFFNSTSLNMPVSLASPTRGGVPIAYRPNGSDANNHVVANAAALYMQDQVEITPELQLVLGLRYDSFDLDYRDNRSPARFSRKDKLWSPRFGLVYKPVGALSLYASYSVSYLPSSGEQFSSLTASTAGFEPEEFKNYEVGLKWQPSPVVILTAALYQLDRTNTTSPDPANPNRLLLTGEQRSQGFEASITGQVTSRWQVLGGYAYQEAEITRTTAAAPRGRQVPLVPEHSFSLWNKVELTPMFSVGLGVIHQTDVYTSISNAVKLPSFTRADAALFVRLQERLEAQLNVENVFDKDYFPTSHGDNNILPGAPRSVRVGLRTSF, from the coding sequence ATGAAGGGCCGACGCGCACATTATCTGGCCGCCGCCGCACCGCTGGTGCTCGTCCTTGCCGGAACGTCGGCCGGCGCAACGGACACGCTAACTTCACCGCAAGTCTCCTCACTAACGGTCGTGGCTCCGCAGGACGACGCCTACAAGGTCGAGCGCACGGGCACGGCCACCAGGACCGACACACCGCTGGCGAATGTTCCCCAATCGGTCACGATCATCACAGACGAAGCCATTCGGGATCAGTCGATGCGCAGCATCGCAGATGTGGTTCGCTACGTGCCTGGCGTCACGAGCGGGCAAGGTGAAGGCCACCGCGACGCCCCGACGCTCCGCGGCAACTCCACGACGGCTGACTTCTTCGTCGATGGTGTGCGCGACGACGTGCAGTACTTCCGAGACCTCTACAATGTCGAGCGGGTCGAGGTGCTGAAGGGCGCGAATGCGATGATCTTCGGCCGCGGCGGCGGCGGCGGGATCATCAACCGCGTGATGAAGAAGGCCAACTGGGCGACGGAACGCCAAGCGGCGGTCGAACTCGGATCCTATAGTCTTCGCCGCTTCACCGCCGACGTCGGCCAACCGCTGGCCGGCGGCTTCTCGGGCCGGATCGTCGGGGTCCACGAAAACGCGGAGAGCTATCGCGACTTCGTCGAGGTTGAGCGCTGGGGCCTCAACCCCTCGATCGGCTGGCGCGACGACCGGCTGACCGTCGTCGCCTCCTACGAGCACTTCGAGGACGATCGGACCGTCGACCGCGGCATTCCATCGCAAGCGGGCCGACCGTCCGCCGCCCGGCGCAGCGCCTTCTTTGGCGACCCTGACCAGAGCTTCGCCGCGACGCGGGTGGACCTGCTGAACCTGGCGGTCGAATACCAGCTCACGCCGGACCTTGTGGTGCGCAATCGCACGCTCTGGGGCGACTACGACAAGTTCTATCAGAACGTCTATCCGAGCGGCGCAGTCGGATCCAACGGTATGGTCAACCTTGCCGCATACAATAGCCGAAGCGACCGCGAAAACCTGTTCAATCAGACGGATCTCGTGCTGAAGGCCGACGTCGCGGGACTGAACCACACCCTGCTCATGGGCGCCGAGCTCGGGCGCCAGGTATCGGACAATGTTCGCCTGACCGGTTTCTTCAACAGCACCAGCCTGAACATGCCGGTGTCGCTGGCCAGCCCGACCCGAGGCGGCGTTCCGATCGCCTACCGGCCCAACGGCTCTGATGCGAACAATCACGTCGTCGCCAACGCCGCAGCGCTCTACATGCAGGATCAGGTGGAGATCACGCCCGAGCTCCAGCTCGTGCTCGGGCTCCGCTACGACAGCTTCGATCTCGATTACCGCGACAACCGCAGCCCCGCCCGCTTCTCGCGCAAAGACAAGCTCTGGTCCCCGCGCTTCGGCCTCGTCTACAAGCCGGTCGGAGCGCTTTCGCTCTACGCCAGCTACAGCGTTTCCTATCTGCCGAGCTCAGGAGAGCAGTTCAGCTCTCTGACGGCCAGCACGGCTGGTTTCGAGCCCGAAGAGTTCAAGAACTACGAGGTCGGCTTGAAGTGGCAGCCGAGCCCGGTCGTGATTTTGACGGCCGCGCTCTACCAGCTCGACCGTACCAACACGACCTCGCCGGACCCGGCCAACCCAAACCGCCTCCTGCTGACGGGTGAGCAGCGCTCGCAGGGCTTCGAGGCCAGCATCACGGGTCAGGTCACCAGCCGCTGGCAGGTGCTCGGCGGCTACGCCTACCAGGAGGCGGAGATCACCCGGACGACAGCCGCCGCGCCGCGCGGACGCCAGGTTCCGCTCGTCCCCGAGCACTCCTTCTCGCTTTGGAATAAGGTCGAGTTGACGCCGATGTTCAGCGTCGGTCTGGGCGTCATCCACCAGACTGATGTCTACACCTCGATCAGCAACGCCGTGAAGCTGCCGAGCTTCACCCGCGCGGACGCTGCTCTGTTCGTGCGCCTACAGGAACGCCTCGAGGCCCAGCTCAACGTGGAGAATGTCTTCGACAAGGACTATTTTCCGACCAGCCACGGCGACAACAACATCCTGCCGGGCGCGCCGCGTTCTGTTCGAGTGGGGCTGCGGACCAGTTTCTAG
- a CDS encoding copper-binding protein: MKRIYLTAGALAIAGTLAACGQKSDATAEAPSGNSAAAPAPADGNMAGMNMASSEAAKTAKGAGTVTAVDPMAGTITVAHGPIAEAAWPAMTMAFKAAPPLVQSVKAGDKVAFDLTLKDGGGEITAISKQ, encoded by the coding sequence ATGAAGCGCATCTACCTGACCGCCGGCGCGCTCGCGATCGCAGGGACCCTGGCGGCCTGCGGGCAGAAGTCCGATGCGACCGCGGAGGCGCCGTCCGGGAACTCCGCGGCGGCGCCGGCGCCCGCGGACGGCAACATGGCCGGCATGAACATGGCCTCTTCCGAGGCGGCGAAGACTGCGAAAGGCGCCGGGACGGTGACCGCGGTCGATCCGATGGCCGGGACGATCACGGTGGCCCATGGCCCGATCGCGGAGGCGGCCTGGCCGGCGATGACCATGGCCTTCAAGGCCGCCCCTCCCCTGGTTCAGAGCGTCAAGGCCGGCGACAAGGTCGCCTTCGACCTTACCCTCAAGGATGGCGGCGGCGAGATCACCGCCATCAGCAAGCAGTAA